In one Colletotrichum destructivum chromosome 2, complete sequence genomic region, the following are encoded:
- a CDS encoding Putative rmlC-like cupin domain superfamily, rmlC-like jelly roll protein, producing MKGQTTTAFLHPPRIVLFFCVENFHLPIMHLPNVGDGQFAAKLLLSGAILSYLAPGLAIPVQDSPRQRLLDGKGLPTKYRAASSPYTPGHKDKYDGPVDSVGDELDPLPWRNGLGASVLGPWNEARSRQNPDLVRPPGTDHGNLANMRWSFADSHIRIEEGGWTRQTTIRELPTSIELAGVNMRLDEGVIRELHWHKEAEWAYVLDGSVRVTAIDYEGGNFFDDLNKGDLWYFPSGVPHSLQGLGENGTEFLLIFDDGRFSEESTFILTDWLAHTPKSVIAKNFNLAPEVFAHIPDGEKYIFQGTTPGSINHEAPTGKGVKKSKHQFTHKMLDQEPKKTSGGEVRITDSKNFPISKTIAAAHAIIEPGALREMHWHPNADEWSFFIKGRARVTIFASEGNARTFDYVPGDVGIVPKNMGHFVENIGDEPVEMLEIFRADEFRDFSLFQWMGETPKKLVVDHLFADDPEAGEKFWDKVRSAEKDEITKPEAVEDAQASTQEL from the exons ATGAAGGGACAGACAACAACAGCCTTTCTCCATCCCCCCAGAattgttctttttttttgtgtgGAAAACTTCCACCTACCCATCATGCACCTCCCAAACGTTGGAGACGGCCAATTTGCTGCCAAGTTGCTCCTGTCTGGCGCCATCTTGAGCTACTTGGCCCCCGGGCTTGCCATCCCCGTCCAAGACAGTCCCCGCCAGCGGCTCCTCGATGGAAAAGGTCTTCCCACAAAGTACCGCGCTGCATCCTCGCCTTACACGCCCGGTCACAAGGACAAGTACGATGGTCCTGTTGACTCCGTTGGAGACGAGCTTGACCCTTTGCCGTGGCGTAACGGCCTGGGCGCGTCTGTCCTCGGGCCATGGAACGAAGCCCGCTCCAGGCAGAATCCGGATCTCGTGCGGCCCCCGGGTACCGACCACGGGAATCTCGCCAACATGCGATGGAGCTTCGCGGACTCTCACATTCGTATCGAG GAGGGCGGATGGACCCGACAGACCACGATCCGCGAGCTGCCCACCAGTATCGAGCTTGCCGGAGTCAACATGCGCCTGGATGAGGGTGTGATCCGCGAGCTCCATTGGCACAAGGAAGCCGAGTGGGCCTACGTCTTGGATGGAAGCGTGCGTGTCACGGCCATCGACTACGAGGGGGGCAACTTCTTTGATGATCTGAACAAGGGAGATCTATG GTACTTCCCGTCCGGCGTGCCTCACTCGCTGCAAGGTCTGGGCGAGAACGGAACCGAGTTCCTTTTGATTTTCGACGATGGACGCTTCTCTGAGGAATCCACCTTCATCCTCACTGACTGGCTTG CTCACACGCCAAAGTCGGTGATTGCGAAGAACTTCAACCTGGCCCCCGAAGTGTTCGCCCACATCCCCGACGGAGAAAAGTACATCTTCCAGGGAACCACGCCGGGTTCCATCAACCACGAGGCACCCACCGGGAAGGGGGTCAAGAAGTCGAAGCACCAGTTCACGCACAAGATGCTGGATCAGGAACCGAAGAAGACATCGGGTGGCGAAGTCAGGATCACGGATTCGAAGAACTTCCCGATTTCGAAAACCATCGCCGCGGCCCATGCCATCATAGAGCCGGGTGCCCTCCGGGAGATGCACTGGCACCCTAACGCTGATGAATGGTCCTTTTTTATCAAGGGACGTGCTAGAGTGACGATTTTCGCCTCGGAAGGCAATGCCCGGACGTTCGACTATGTCCCCGGAGACGTTGGCATCGTCCCGAAGAACATGGGTCACTTTGTGGAAAACATCGGCGACGAGCCCGTCGAGATGCTTGAGATCTTCCGCGCCGACGAGTTTAGGGATTTTTCGCTCTTCCAGTGGATGGGCGAGACGCCCAAGAAGCTGGTTGTCGACCACctcttcgccgacgacccCGAGGCCGGGGAGAAGTTTTGGGACAAGGTCCGCAGCGCCGAGAAGGATGAGATCACCAAGCCGGAGGCCGTTGAAGATGCCCAGGCCAGCACTCAAGAGCTCTGA
- a CDS encoding Putative SLC26A/SulP transporter, STAS domain, STAS domain superfamily, with product MDKINRKIEKLRDEVTTDASLAQVRDFVVSGAPKLPSAAGVYLLEKVPIVQWLPRYSPKWLITDFIAGLTVGVMLIPQSLAYAKIATIPIANGLYSSWLPAAFAVIMGTSKDLSTGPTSILGLLTAEIVHDLSEEGFDISAIASSVALMVGVYSLVIGLFGLGFILDYVSFPVLTGFISAAALVIAFGQVGSLVGLSNVPSGVFNVIGNVLRRLPDWDGPTCGIGLGTLVILIALEKVGKKWGKRHYAIKLLANSRAVIVLVVFTLISYLVNRGRDKSDYSWKVSQVNTHGITQPIVPAANLVQKVAVRAVAPLVASTLEHLAVGKAFGRKNNYQIDQSQEFNYLGVVNIVNSFFSTMPVGGAMSRTAVASECGVKSPLTGLFTAAFILLTLYVLSPALYWLPSATLSAIIIMAVVHLFGPLSLFYRFWRISFPDFVASMVSFWVTIFVSAEIGIGVAAGWSIVWTMLRSTFVKPAIHSSNNGVVHTIPQPITRIISDGGRRVTDNRTENASIAIPGDTIVVDFNDAIFFPNAERAKMATLTAIKLVYPRVETSMGQDDRERHWSVAAEKRLERIRAQRQIRLKETPLAVVVWDFTMVPYIDTSGIMTLKELKTEIQSHSGKSVQIRMVGMSDKVRSRFLRAKWSLVDLEEWREEDADLVYPSMETAIWDRDGDSGADGSSEKKG from the exons ATGGACAAGATCAACAGAAAGATCGAGAAGCTGAGGGACGAGGTCACGACGGACGCCAGCCTCGCCCAGGTTCGTGACTTTGTCGTCTCAGGGGCCCCGAAACTGCCATCCGCCGCGGGAGTCTACCTGCTCGAGAAGGTTCCCATCGTCCAGTGGCTGCCCCGATACTCTCCTAAATGGCTCATCACCGacttcatcgccggcctGACGGTAGGCGTCATGCTCATCCCCCAGTCCCTGGCCTACGCAAAGATCGCGACCATCCCCATTGCCAACGGTCTCTATTCGAGCTGGCTGCCGGCTGCGTTTGCTGTCATCATGGGAACTTCAAAAG ATCTCTCGACCGGTCCAACTTCCATCCTAGGTCTCCTGACCGCCGAAATTGTACACGATCTGAGTGAAGAAGGTTTCGACATCTCGGCGATTGCGTCTTCCGTTGCCCTGATGGTTGGAGTCTACTCTCTCGTGATCGGTCTCTTCGGCCTTGGTTTCATCCTGGACTACGTCTCCTTTCCGGTCTTGACGGgcttcatctcggccgcggcTCTCGTCATTGCCTTTGGACAAGTTGGTTCCCTCGTCGGTCTGTCAAATGTGCCATCCGGCGTCTTCAACGTCATCGGCAACGtccttcgccgcctcccggACTGGGATGGCCCGACCTGCGGCATCGGCTTAGGAACGCTCGTGATTCTCATCGCCCTTGAAAAGGTCGGCAAGAAATGGGGCAAGAGACACTACGCCATCAAGCTCCTCGCCAACTCCCGCGCCGTCATCGTGCTGGTCGTCTTCACCCTCATCAGCTACCTCGTCAACCGCGGCCGCGACAAGTCTGACTACTCCTGGAAGGTCAGCCAAGTCAACACACACGGCATCACTCAGCCCATCGTGCCCGCTGCGAACCTCGTGCAGAAGGTCGCGGTTCGGGCTGTCGCGCCCCTGGTCGCCAGTACCCTCGAGCACTTGGCCGTCGGCAAGGCTTTTGGGCGGAAGAACAACTACCAGATCGACCAGAGCCAGGAGTTCAACTACCTCGGTGTCGTCAACATCGTCAACAGCTTCTTCAGTACCATGCCGGTGGGCGGTGCCATGTCCCGTACGGCGGTTGCTTCTGAGTGTGGTGTCAAGAGTCCCTTGACCGGCTTGTTCACAGCTGCCTTTATCCTCTTGACCCTCTATGTCTTGTCGCCCGCCCTTTACTGGCTTCCTTCTGCAACTCTCTCCGCCATCATT ATCATGGCTGTTGTCCACCTCTTTGGCCCGTTGTCACTCTTCTACCGCTTCTGGCGTATCTCGTTTCCCGACTTTGTTGCCTCGATGGTCTCCTTCTGGGTTACCATCTTTGTCTCTGCCGAAATCGGCATTGGCGTTGCC GCCGGTTGGAGCATCGTATGGACTATGCTGCGTTCAACCTTTGTCAAGCCCGCCATCCACTCCAGTAAcaacggcgtcgtccatACCATACCCCAGCCCATCACGCGCATCATTAGCGACGGTGGCCGCCGCGTCACTGACAACCGCACCGAGAACGCGAGCATCGCAATCCCCGGCGACACCATCGTCGTGGACTTCAACgacgccatcttcttccccaaCGCCGAGCGCGCGAAGATGGCAACGCTCACGGCCATCAAGCTGGTGTACCCCCGCGTGGAAACCAGTATGGGCCAGGACGACCGCGAGCGGCACTGGAGCGTcgcggcggagaagaggcTGGAGAGGATACGGGCGCAGAGGCAGATCCGGCTCAAGGAGACgccgctcgccgtcgtggtcTGGGACTTCACGATGGTGCCGTACATCGACACGTCGGGCATCATGACGTTGAAGGAGCTCAAGACCGAGATCCAGTCGCACTCTGGCAAGAGCGTGCAGATCCGGATGGTGGGCATGTCAGACAAGGTCCGTAGCCGGTTCCTGAGGGCGAAGTGGAGCCTGGTCGACCTGGAAGaatggagggaggaggacgcggacCTGGTGTACCCCTCGATGGAGACAGCGATCTGGGATCGTGATGGAGACTCGGGGGCGGACGGATCTAGCGAAAAGAAGGGCTAG
- a CDS encoding Putative extracellular membrane protein, CFEM, which translates to MKYSAVIVSVIGLAAAQTFDIPQCAQQCVAAALTSSQCSSNDAVCLCGTLQSILSSGAACVSQSCGTSVDLNQITTAVTNACAPLLGGGGASSVAVSASSAVSSAVASASSAVSSAVASASSAVSSASASASSAASSRASSASSASSASSAASSRASSASSASSSRASASSSRASASSSRASASSAASSRASSAAPVVSSAPIITGPGLTRTAVITTALTARNGTTTAIVTTAVPVPGPGPGPVTNNGTVVPPTVVPPTQTPVTINGAATHGPAGILAVIALGVLAYL; encoded by the exons ATGAAGTActccgccgtcatcgtctccgtcatcggcctcgccgccgcccagacGTTCGATATCCCGCAGTGCGCCCAGCAGTgcgtggccgccgccctcaccTCCAGCCAGTGCAGCAGCAACGACGCGGTCTGCCTTTGCGGCACCTTGCAGTCCATCCTGTCCTCCGGCGCCGCTTGCGTTAGCCAGAGCTGTGGCACTAGTGTCGATCTCA ACCAgatcaccaccgccgtcacCAATGCCTGTGCCCCCTTGTTGGGAGGTGGCGGAGCCTCGTCTGTTGCCGTCTCCGCTTCTTCTGCAGTCTCCTCGGCGGTAGCCTCCGCCTCTTCTGCCGTCTCTTCGGCCGTAGCCTCCGCTTCCTCTgccgtctcctcggcctcagcCTCCGCTTCCTCTGCCGCCTCCAGCAGAGCCTCGTCTGCCTCATCTGCCTCGTCTGCCTCATCTGCCGCTTCCAGCAGAGCCTCTTCTGCCTCATCTGCCTCCTCCAGCAGagcctctgcctcctccAGCAGAGCCTCTGCCTCTTCCAGCAGAGCCTCTGCCTCATCAGCCGCCTCCAGCCGAGCCTCTTCTGCCGCACCGGTGGTGTCGTCTGCTCCCATCATCACGGGCCCTGGATTGACTCGAACCGCTGTTATCACGACCGCACTCACCGCCCGCAACGGCACCACCACTGCCATTGTCACCACCGCAGTCCCCgtccccggccccggccccggcccaGTCACCAacaacggcaccgtcgtccCCCCCACCGTCGTTCCCCCCACCCAGACCCCCGTCACCATCAACGGCGCCGCTACCCACGGCCCTGCCGGCATCTTGGCCGTCATCGCTCTTGGTGTCCTTGCTTACCTGTAA